From a single Triplophysa rosa linkage group LG1, Trosa_1v2, whole genome shotgun sequence genomic region:
- the LOC130553799 gene encoding aldehyde dehydrogenase family 3 member A2-like, with product MEKQVVDKAREAFQSGKSRSLQYRKQQLRALHRLITERQADIAQALKQDINKSVYDTTLFELIGLENDIKLAESNLADWAAPQPARKNLGTAIDDVYIKPEPLGVVLIIGAWNYPWALTLQPLVGAIAAGNAAVVKPSELSEHSARLLKELLPQYLDKEMYPVVKGGVPETQELLKQRFDHIFYTGNSTVGKLVMEAAARHLTPVTLELGGKSPCYIDRNCDIAVACR from the exons ATGGAAAAGCAGGTAGTGGATAAGGCGAGAGAAGCGTTCCAGTCGGGCAAGTCCAGATCCCTGCAGTACAGAAAACAACAGCTGAGAGCTCTGCACCGACTCATCACTGAACGCCAAGCTGACATCGCACAAGCTCTCAAACAAGACATCAACAAG agTGTGTATGACACTACACTATTTGAGCTTATCGGCCTTGAGAATGACATCAAGTTGGCAGAGAGTAATCTGGCTGATTGGGCGGCTCCTCAGCCTGCGAGGAAGAACCTCGGCACTGCGATCGATGATGTTTACATAAAACCTGAACCTTTGGGTGTAGTGTTAATAATCGGTGCCTGGAATTATCCGTGGGCTTTGACCCTGCAGCCCCTGGTTGGAGCCATTGCAGCTG GCAATGCAGCGGTGGTGAAGCCGTCAGAGCTGAGCGAGCACTCTGCCAGACTTCTGAAAGAGCTTCTTCCTCAGTATCTTGATAAA GAGATGTATCCGGTGGTGAAAGGAGGTGTTCCAGAGACCCAGGAGCTGTTGAAGCAGCGTTTTGACCACATCTTCTACACTGGCAACAGCACAGTGGGCAAACTGGTTATGGAGGCAGCCGCTCGCCATCTCACACCGGTCACTTTGGAACTGGGTGGAAAGAGCCCCTGTTATATCGATAGGAACTGTGACATTGCTGTGGCGTGCAGGTAG